One genomic region from Vibrio sp. SCSIO 43137 encodes:
- a CDS encoding LysR family transcriptional regulator yields the protein MKDFNYNQLISFVEVALYLNISTASKHLNKSRATISEHIELLELELGHKLFDRDGRQLKLTSFGEKILRPSILLTRQIYTWQNTVDKARPTATNVQLRIAYDPVIPQCSIRSLLEYFNAENMNIECIAMGSNISAELLDKNIVDLIITPEHGEDLRRDYEWKIIGSMPYRFYAHHNLFGSETIELSQLLNQTQILPSAYLNKSADEKFIFTPNNKIINDITLLQEALENKVGWAFLPVHLHAERWRDVVELPCSLGGEGFVTPVLARWRPGEEVIVSPVLNFFESTGPVRPA from the coding sequence ATGAAAGATTTTAACTATAACCAACTAATATCCTTTGTAGAGGTAGCGTTATATTTAAATATCTCTACCGCGTCGAAACATTTAAATAAAAGTCGGGCAACAATTTCAGAACATATTGAGTTGCTTGAATTAGAGCTGGGTCACAAACTTTTTGACCGGGATGGCCGGCAACTAAAGCTGACTTCCTTTGGCGAGAAGATACTCCGCCCTTCCATTTTATTGACAAGGCAAATTTATACCTGGCAAAACACAGTGGATAAGGCGAGACCTACCGCAACTAATGTCCAGCTACGTATTGCTTATGATCCTGTTATTCCCCAATGTTCTATTCGTTCACTGCTTGAATACTTCAACGCAGAAAATATGAATATTGAATGTATTGCCATGGGTTCAAATATTTCCGCTGAGTTACTTGATAAAAATATAGTTGACCTAATTATTACGCCAGAACACGGAGAAGATCTCAGGCGTGATTATGAGTGGAAAATAATTGGCTCTATGCCTTATCGATTTTATGCTCACCATAATCTATTTGGATCAGAAACCATCGAACTAAGTCAATTATTGAACCAGACTCAAATTCTTCCCAGTGCCTATTTAAATAAAAGCGCAGATGAGAAGTTTATATTTACCCCCAATAATAAGATCATAAATGATATTACGCTTCTGCAGGAAGCACTGGAAAATAAAGTGGGCTGGGCATTTCTGCCTGTTCATTTACATGCAGAGCGCTGGCGGGATGTGGTGGAATTACCCTGTTCATTGGGAGGGGAAGGATTTGTGACTCCTGTGCTGGCACGTTGGCGTCCCGGTGAAGAGGTCATTGTCTCACCTGTTTTAAACTTTTTTGAATCTACCGGCCCGGTACGGCCGGCTTAA